The genomic DNA TCTGACTACTATGATCACCTGTTGTGTCCATTCATTGTCACCTCCATTACTTTCGATATTCTTATTTTATTGCAAATAAGACTAATTGTCAATTCTTACGGTAAATAAAGTTTTCTTCGCTGCTGCAAATCACGCCGCCACAAGGCGTTAAGCCCCCGTGGCAGCGCAATCACATACGACACCAAATGTGTTGTTTAAAGACGTACATATGAGTCAATCCTGCATGACGTACCCGTCCATGCTACCATGCTGGGTCCAATAGTCAAAGCGGTTCATCGTCTCGGTATAGGTATCCTGACAAACGCCCGGCAACTCACTGCCAAGTATGTCGCCAGCAGCCTTGAATCCCGCCTCCACCGCGCTACGAAGCTCATCAATTTTAGAAACATCCCCGCCCGAAAGCGAGACCGCCATGTCCAACAGGCGGGTCGCCACAGCGTTGACGCCCCATGCACCATCCTTAGAAATGGCCTGTGCCGCTGTTTCCGGCGTATCCTGTGGGTTTAAGAACTGCGACATCCAGTCGTTTTGAGCATTGTCGGCCGCACTGGAAAACTCTTCAAAATCTAAGCTTATCGCCATTTTGGCCTTTGCCTTCTGCTTCCCCAGCATCTCGGTAACCAGTTGTTTCATGCTCTCAACACACTGATTTTTCAACGATTTAATCTGGTTGCCGCTGAGCCTCTTCATTGAACGATAGTCGGCTATCGCCGTCTTTTTGTTTGTCTCGGCTCTGATAAAAACATCTTCTCGGCTCCGCCCGGCTTCGGTCTCTTTTGGCCCAGCCACGCTGCGGGTTGCATTCTTTTCCGTGCCCGAATCGGCAGTGCCTTTAATGTGATGGCTGCCGACTTGAACTTGACTGATCATCATTGCGAATTCTTCCTTTCTGTTTTGTTGGTGTAATGACCTTCTACCGAGATTATCGGTAGATATTTAAAAAATTAAGTATTTAAGAGGTTGTAACCCGCGGTGCTTGCGGAGGATGCGTGTTTGTGATAGGATTTTGATAAGTATATAAGAAATTTATAACAACGGAGGATAGTAGTTTTATGGATGTGTTTGAGTGCATTAAGGAACGACGCAGCATACGCGATTTTGAGGAGACTGCTGTACCACACGCGCTAATCGAGGAGATTGTCGGCGCGGCCGCTTTTGCTCCCTCCTGGAAGAACACCCAGATTGCCCGTTATATCGTGGTTGAAAGCCGGGACAAAATAGACTTGCTTGCCGAGCAGTGCGTCATGGGCTTTGCACCAAACGCCACCACTATGAAGCGTGCAGCCGCGCTGGTGCTGGTCACCATGGTCACTGGGCGTTCGGGCTTTGAGCGTGACGGCTCTTTTTCCACCTCTAAAGGTGACCGTTGGGAGATGTTCGATGCCGGTATCGCCACCCAGACTTTCTGCCTTGCAGCGCACGCCAAAGGGCTGGGCACCGTGATTTTAGGTATTTTTGACGAGCAGAAAGTCGAAGAGCTGTTCGACTTGCCGGAAGGGCAACAGCTGGCTGCCATCATCGCGCTTGGCTACCCAAAGAGCCCTGCCGTTGCCCCACGTCGTAAAGCCGTTGAAGAGTTAGTCTCATACCTTTAAAAGGTAATATTCCCTCTAAAACAAACCTTTTATTGCCTTTTTTGTCACACTTTATATTGCGTTCCCTCAATATTTGTGCTATTATGACATAAAGTGACTTACCACAAGCCTTCTCGGGGCTTTGTTTGGCATTAAGGTGCTCATATTTGAGAGGAGGACTTCTTTTGAACCACGAGAATTTTATTTCTGCTCTCAGCGCGTCGGCTGATGAAATGAAAGGCAAATATTTGACCTTTTGGACCTTTGGTCAACTTTTGGGTATTCCGATCTCTCTGGTAGTACAGATTGTCGGCATGCAGGAAATTACCCCCATGCCGGAATTTCCGGCATACGCCAAGGGTGTCATCAATCTGCGCGGACAGATCATTCCGGTCATTGATATCCGCCTGCGCCTGAACCAGCCCGAGGCCCAATACAGTGAGCGCACCTGCATTATCGTCACCAGCATCCACGACTCGGCCGTCGGTTTCATCGTCGACGAGGTGGACGAGGTCACCGGTATTGAAGACGACCTCATCGCCCCGCCGCCCAAGATGGCTTCCTCAAAGAACAGCTATGTCACTGGTATTGCAAAGCTTGAAAAGAAGGTTGCGCTTCTCATTGACGCTCAGCGTCTGCTCGATAGCAACGAGCTTGAGGCTCTCCAGGTTTAACTTATACCATATAAGACTCTACAGCACGGTGCTTTGCCACGGCAAGGCGCTGTGCTTTTATTTTGTGTTGTAGTTTTTAGCAAATGTGCTACAATATCTTACTTCATATTTGACATGTGCGCTGAGGTTTGCTATGCTGTTACGGTGAGTATTTATACGTGAACTCAATGAATACAACAAAATTAGAGCAGAGCGCTCTAACTCGGATGGCAACTTGGTGTACGACAGAAAATAGACTATTTTTGTCGTCAAATCAACCAAAAACAGTCCCATCTAAAGCAATTTATGAGAAAAGGCGGTTAAATAGTGATAACGGTGACAGATCTCGGCCTGCAGTTCGGCGGCACAAAACTTTTTGATAATGTAAACCTGAAATTTACGCCGGGCAACTGCTACGGCGTCATCGGAGCAAACGGAGCCGGAAAATCCACCTTTCTGCGCATCCTCTCGGGTGAGCTGGAAAGCAGCTCCGGCGAGGTGAGCATCGGTGAGGGAACTCGAATGTCGGTTCTAAAGCAGGACCACTTTCAATATGACCAATACACGGTGATGGACACCGTTTTTATGGGTAATCCACGCCTTTACGAGATCATGAAGGAAAAGGAAGTACTCTACGCTAAGGAGGATTTCACCGACGCAGACGGCGAAAAGGCTTCCGAGCTGGAGGGTGAGTTTGCCGAGCTAAATGGCTGGGAGGCCGAAACCGAAGCTGCGCAGCTTTTGCAGGGTTTAGGCCTGGGCAGCGAGCTGCACTATGCCGAAATGCGCACGTTGCAGGGCGGCGAAAAGGTTAAGGTATTGCTGGCACAGGCGCTTTTTGGCCGGCCGGAAATTGTTCTGCTTGACGAGCCTACCAACCATTTGGATGTTGCCTCGATTAACTGGCTAGAAAACTTTCTATTCGACTTTTTTGGTACCGTCATCGTTGTTTCGCATGACCGCCATTTTTTAAACACCGTCTGCACCCATATTGTAGACATAGATTACGGCAAGATTAAAATGTATGTTGGCAACTACGATTTCTGGTATGAGTCCAGTCGTCTGGTCCAGCAGATGTTAAAAGATCAGAACCGCAAGAACGAGGATAAAATTAAAGAGCTGCAAAAGTTTATTGAGCGTTTCTCGGCCAACAAATCGAAGTCAAAGCAGGCTACCTCGCGCAAAAAACTCATCGAAAAGCTCACCGTTGAAGATCTGCCCGCTTCCTCTCGACGCTACCCGTGGGTATCATTTAAACCGGACCGCGAAATTGGCAAAGAGACGTTACAGGTCGAAAATCTCTCAAAAACAGTGGACGGGGTCAAGGTGCTTAACAACGTCTCGTTCAGACTCAACCGCGAGGATAAAGTTGCGATTCTTTGTGAGAATGAACAGGCTGCAACTGCGCTATTCCAGATTCTGTTTGAAGAAGCCGAACCCGATGAGGGTAGCTTTAAGTGGGGGCTTTCAACCTCACAATCCTACTTCCCCAAAGACAATTCCACTTTCTTTAATGATTGCGATCTAAACCTTATTGAGTGGCTGCGTCAGTATTCCAACGACGATTCCGAGAGCTATCTGCGTGGTTTTTTAGGCCGGATGCTCTTTTCAGGCGACGAGGTGACCAAGCCAGTTAAGGTGCTTTCAGGCGGCGAAAAGGTCCGCTGCATGCTCTCGCGCATGATGCTCTCCGGCTCTAATATCCTGATGCTCGACCAGCCCACCAACCACCTTGACCTGGAATCTATCACCGCTGTGAATAACGGTCTGATTGACTTTAAAGGCGTCATTCTGTTTTCGTCTCACGACCATCAGTTTATTCAGACTGTGGCTAATCGCATTATCCAGATTACCGAAGAGGGCTGCATCGACCGCATGTGCACCTACGATGAATTTCTCGAAATGCAGGGTCTTTCTTTTAAATAAAAAACTATTCAGAGCGGCTTCCACCATTACCGGTGGGGGCCGCTTTTGTTCACCTTGAGTTTCGATAAAAGTAAATATCAGTCAAGTTTAGTCTGAGCAGCACCATAAATAATTTGTTGCAATAAATCGCCGCAAAGGGAGCATAATCTTCCTGATATGTTTTTAGTTTCAGAAAATATTACTCAATGCCCTCTCGACCGCGCACCGGATTTTTTCTATGTTTTTATTAAAATCGTCCTGAATCAAAAATCGCATTTTTTGCCTTTAGTTAAAGCCACCTCAAATTTCTCTGAAGGAATAATTTCCGCGCCGCTTGACTTTGATAATCCGAGCTGGTAAAATAAAATCATCACTTAGAACATTTGTTCTTTATGGAGCGTGTCTATTTTGGATCTTTTTGATAAGCTGCGCATTCTTTCGGACGCGGCAAAATATGATGCCGCTTGCACCAGTAGCGGCGTAGACCGTGACGGTAAAGGCGGACAGCTTGGCAACGCCGCAGCCTGTGGCATCTGCCACAGCTTTTCAGCCGATGGTCGTTGCGTTTCGCTTTTAAAGGTGCTCATGAGCAACGCTTGCATCTATAATTGTGCCTACTGCCTTAACCGCGTTTCAAACGACGTACCACGCGCCACTTTTGCTCCACGTGAGCTTGCTGATTTAACTATCCATTTTTATCGTCGTAATTATATTGAGGGGCTGTTTCTAAGCTCGGGCGTTGTCAAAAGCCCCGACTACACCTGTGAAAAAATGATTGAAACGTTACGCATTTTGCGTGAGGAATATGGTTTTCGAGGCTATATTCACGCTAAGGCCATACCGGGTGCTGACGACCTATTGCTAAATCGGCTTGGCAGGCTGTCCGACAGAATGAGCGTTAACATCGAGCTGCCCTCACAGCAGAGCCTGGACAAGCTCGCACCCGATAAAAGCAAGTCCGCCATTTTGCGCCCAATGGGGCTGTTACGTGATGGCATTAAAGAAAACTGCACCGATCTTATACGCTACCGCCACGCCGAGCCGTTTGCCCCCGCTGGACAAAGCACCCAAATGATTGTCGGCGCCACACCCGAAAGCGATTATCAGATTTTGCAGCTCACCGCTGCACTCTACCAAAAATTTAGCCTCAAGCGGGTATTCTTTTCGGCCTATATCCCTGTCTCCGATAATCCACTGCTGCCGGCGCGCACTATCAGCCCGCCGTTGCTGCGCGAGCATCGACTCTATCAGGCCGACTGGCTTCTGCGGTTTTACGGTTTTTCGGCTAACGAGATTCTGGATGAAAAGCATCCCATTCTCAATCCACTCATCGACCCCAAATGCAACTGGGCGATTAACAATATGGCGCTGTTTCCGGTTGAGGTCAACACCGCCCCGCGCGAGTTATTGCTCAGGGTACCAGGTATCGGCGTCAACAGCACGATGCGTATTTTGCGTGCCAGGCGCGAAACAAAATTGGATTTTTCCGGACTGCGCCGCATCGGCGTAGTGTTAAAGCGCGCGCAATATTTCATCACCTGTCAGGGCAAAACTGCTCAGGGGGTACGCATTACGCCAGATAATGCCCTCAACGCCTTGATTTCTGACAGCCAAAAGCAACGGTTGCCTTCCCAGAATTATGAGCAGCTCAGCCTTTTTTCCGACCAGATCACCAGAGAGGATGTCGTGAAGTGTATCAGCGGTCAGATATAATCTATCTTTATGACGGCAGTTTTGAGGGCTTTTTAAGCTGTGTGTTTGAAAGCTTTTTGTGTAAACAGCGTCCGTATGATATTGTGTCAGAAGATTCCAGTGAGCCTTCTTTGATGGCACAGCAATGGATTGAAACCGATATGCAGCGTGCCCAGCGGGTCAGAAACGGTATCGGCAAAAAAATCTCCGAAGAGGCGCTCTACCTTGTAACAAATGGGTTTTGCACCTGCCACCCGCAGCGAGAACTGCTGCTATTGGATTTTATTCACCTTGGCTTTGAGCGCGGGAAAAAGGTTTGTGAGTTGATCACCGATCCCACTGTGCATGCGCTGCAAAAGGCCGTGCTGTTTTTAAAGCGCGAAAGTCACCTCTATCTGGAGTTTGTTCGATTTTCGGAGTATGACAAGGGTCTTGTTTCGGTGATTGAACCCAAAAATAGGGTGTTGCCCACCATTGCGCCACACTTTTGCGATCGCTTACACAATGAGCTATTTATCATCTATGACAAAACCCACCGCAGCGTACTGATTCACAAGCCGCCAAAGTGGGCTATTGTGGATCTTGAGGATTTCATCGAGCCACAGGCGGATGAGACTGAGCAGTTTTACCGCGAGCTGTGGGGCACTTATTTTGACGCCATCGCCATCCGCGAACGCATCAATCCCCGCTGCCAAATGACCCATATGCCTAAGCGATACTGGAAGCACATGACCGAGATGCAAAGGCGGCCTGCTGCCAAAACCGCCGCATCGGCGCGGACAGAATCTACCGTTAATCCTGTTCCGCTTCCTGAGCGAATGCTTTCGGAATAATAGACCACTGTTACAAAAACCTAGAACGAACGTCACCCATCATCCTGTCACGGGGCGTACCTTTGCGCCCCGTGAACTTTTGCGCTTAATCGTATTTGGATATAAATTAGTTACAGATTTATTGTAAACTTTATTTTTTAATAGGTTGACAATTTAACTTTTCCTGTATATACTAAGCCTATATTATTCCACAAGCGCATACTATGCCGTGGCATAATTGTCCAATAAAGACAGCCCCCATTAAGTGGCACACTTTTGGACATCTAGCACTTATAATAGGAGATGTGAAAATGAGTACAAAAAAGCTGTCGGTTCGCGACCTGTGTTTCATCGGTATTTTTACCGCCGTTATTGTTGTCTTGGCGCAAATTAGCATTCCAATGCCATACGGTGTGCCCATGACGCTGCAAACATTTGCAATACCGCTCGCCGGAATTGTTCTTGGTGCTAGAAAAGGGGCGTTGTCTACCTTAACCTACATACTGCTCGGTGCATTCGGCGTACCTGTATTTGCAGGATTTACGGGTGGCCTTGGCATCGTTTTCGGCCCCACAGGTGGTTTTATTCTCTCGTTCCCCCTCATGGCACTGGCCGCAGGAATTGGGTCGGAATGCAATAATAACACCGGGTTGGTTTGCGGGCTTATTGCGGGTGCGGTCATTAACTACATTTGTGGCATGTTGATGTTCAGCTTGGTCACCTCTCGTAGCTTAACCACTGCTTTCGTCGCTTGCGTTCTGCCTTTTATCCCCACCTCCATTATTAAAATGGTACTGGCTGCGATTTTAGGCGTAAAAGTTAAGCATGTTTTAGAAAAAGAGATGATGCCGGCATGAGACTGCGCCCACATCATTTACTGTGTACACAAGGCTATAGCGGTAAAGGTTACAGCAGCGATTTTGTCTTAAATATGACTGTCATTACCAACCATTTGCGTAAAGAAGCGAATGCCATGGTTGACATTGTTTTCTCCACAGATGATATCTGCGAAAAGTGCCCAAACATGATAAGTACCGATTTATGCAAGGATCAATACAAGGTAAAGCGCTTTGATAGAAAAATGATCGACTACTTTGGTCTTGAGGAAAAAAGCTATATCTATCAAGAGATTGTTAGGGAAATTGACGCGAAAATGACCGAAGCCATAATGGACGATATTTGCGCTACTTGTAGCTGGTACCCCGTGAGCGCTTGCAAACGCAATATTGTTGGCAGTGCAAAACCGAAGGAATGAAAAGCAAGGCCACGCTTAAAAAGCGTGGCCTTAACTTCATTTTTTTAAAGCTGGCTGCCATAAACGGCGTTTGTGCCAAGCAAACGTTCAATTTCCAGCAGGCGGTTATATTTTGCCACCCGCTCGCTGCGGCAGGGTGCGCCGGTTTTGATCTGACCAGCGTTCACCGCCACCGCCAGATCGGCGATAAACGCATCCTCAGTCTCGCCGGAGCGGTGCGAAATCACAGTGGCATAGCCACAAGACTGCGCCAGCGAAATGGTGTGCAGCGTCTCGGATAAGGTGCCGATTTGGTTGGGTTTTATGAGGATGGCATTAGCTGTACCAGTCTGGATGCCCTTCTCCAACCGCATGGGGTTCGTGACAAAAAGATCGTCGCCAACCAGCTGAACCCTGTCGCCTATCCGCTTCGTAATCTGTTGCCAACCCTCCCAGTCGTCTTCGCCAAGACAATCCTCAAGTGATAGGATAGGGTAGCTGTTGCAAAGCTTCTCCCAATAGTCACACAGTGCCTCGGTCGTATAGGGGGTACCGCGCTTGAGTGCAACATAGCCGCCCTCGGGGGATACCCATTCGCTAGCTGCGGCGTCAATCGCCAGCTTGACCTGATCGGTATTGAGTCCCGTCTTCTCAATCGCAGCCATAATGAACTCCAACGCCTGCTCGTCGCCCGAAAGGTTCGGCGCAAATCCGCCCTCGTCACCAACGCCTGAGCCTAAGCCCTTGCTCTTGAGCAGCGAGCCCAGCGCGTGATGAATTTCGCTCCCCCACTGCAATGCCTCAGAAAAGCTAGACGCGCCAACCGGCATAATCATAAACTCCTGAATGGCCATGTTGTTGTCCGCGTGGCGGCCGCCATTTAAAATATTCATCATTGGCACCGGCAAAATGCGTGCAAACTTACCGCCCAAGAATTCAAATAGTTCTATGCGGTGCTGTGCAGCCGCTGCTCGGGCACAGGCCAGCGAAACACCCAGCATGGCGTTTGCCCCCAGATGGGACTTGTTCTCGGTCTTGTCCAGACGCATCATAACGCCGTCAATTTCGGAAACATTACCGGCGCTGAGGCCGCAGATGGCGGGGGCAATCTCTTGTTCAACCAAAGCTACTGCCTTGAGCACGCCCTTCCCGCCATAGCGCGCGCCACCGTCACGCAACTCGTGTGCTTCAAAGCTGCCGGTCGAAGCGCCGGACGGTACACTGGCCTCTCCCGACATGTCACCTTCAAGTGTCACCCGCACCTTAACCGTTGGGTTGCCTCTTGAATCTAATATTTCCATCCCATGCACTGAGCTGATCTTTTCGCTAAATGGTTCCATAAAAATTCTGCCTCCCTTTACTGTATGATGACCCACACTACCAGGCATTAGACGACACCTGCCAAAAATGCGTCTGCCTTTAATCGGGCAAACGCATTTGGCGTGGGCTGTCATGCTATATGCTGTTTTAAGTATAGAATCGCTTGGCGGTATCCGTCAAGCCCCAAACCGACAAAAGATTTAACGCAGGCCATTTTAGCATAGGAGTGGTGCCGGAATTCCTCACGTCCGTAGACATTTGAAATATGTACCTCGACAGCAGGAATGCCGACCGCTTTTAGCGCATCGAGTATCGCCACACTCGTGTGAGTATAAGCGGCGGGGTTAATCACGATGGCATCTTTTGCACCATATGCTTCCTGAATTTTATCGACGATTGCCCCTTCATGGTTGGACTGAAAACATTCAGCCTCGATATCATTTTCCGCACAGGTATTCTGGATTATTTCTAGAAGGCTCTCATAGCTTGTGCTACCGTAGATGTCTTTTTCCCGAATGCCGAGCATGTTGATATTGGGTCCATTAATGACTAAGAGCTTCATAAAATCCCTCCATAATTCTTTCTTTTGCCTGTTCTATTCCTTGCTTGTTTTCCACTGTAAAATCGCTACTTTTTTTATAAATTGGCGTGCGTTGCTTTTTCATTGCACGCAAAGCATCAATACCCTTTGAGAGCGGTCGTCCGTCGGTGGGCAACAGCTCCAGCGGGCGATCAAGGCATGCGATCAGGCCGTTTTGCTGCAAGGCTGCGACATTCTGTTCCCTGAGTATCGCGCCGCCCCCTGTTGAAATAACCAACCCGGTGCGTCTTCCCACCTCGGCAACCGTCTCAGACTCTATCTCACGAAAACGTGCTTCGCCGTATTTTGCAAAAATCTCGGGGATACTCCTACCAGCCTTTTGCACAATAATATCGTCAATCTCAACAACCTCACGCCCCATACTCTCGGCACAGGCAGCCGCCAGCGTCGACTTACCCGAACCGGGCATTCCCACCAGCACCAAATTAGTCAGTTCCTTGCGCAGCTTCTGCTCGATGACACCGATCTGCCTGTCGGAGATTGGCATTCTGCCAAAGCGCTCGGCGGCGTATTTGGCTTGTGCTACCAGCATTGAAAGCCCGCCCCCGCAAGGGATGCCCAACCGTTTAGCCTCAAGCAACAGCGCCGTTGAAAGCGGATTATAGATCACATCCAGTACACCACCAAGCTTGGGAAAACGCGTCAATTCAATCAGCCTCACACCATTATTCGGAAACATGCCCACCGGCGTGGTGTTCACGATAATCTCTGCGTCGGCTTGCCCATAGACGTTTTGATAATTGACGGCACCGTTTCTTGATACCACAATGATCTCCCGCGCACCCTCGTGACGGATGGCCGTACGCGCGGTGAGGCTGGTGCCGCCGTTACCGAGTATAAGCACCTTTTTGTTCTTGAATGAAATCCCCACTTTGCGAGCGAGATATAAAAAGCCCGCGTAGTCGGTATTATCGCCCAGCAGTCGTCCATCGGACTGCATCATCAGCGTATTGACGCTACCTATCTCTCTGGCTGCGTCGGTGAGCAGGTCGCAGTGCGGAATGACCGTCCTTTTATAGGGAATAGTCACGTTGAGTCCGGCAAATTGTCGCGCAGACAAAAATGCTTCAATTTTGTCGCGTGGTATGCTCATCAACTCATAGTCATAGCCGCAAAGCGCGTGGTGTATATGTTTTGAGTAGCTGTGCCCCAGCGTTTCTCCTATGAGGCCATAGCGTTCGGTATTTGCCATCAAAATCGCCATCCTGTCCTATGCGTCAATATAGTTGCCCAGAAACACAAAAGTTCCCGGATTGTTTTGCAGCTCACAAAGTAGTTTTAAAACCGCCTCGGAACAGACCGAAGCCTCAAGGTCGAAATAAAACATGAACTCAAAGTCCTTGCCCGGGATCGGGCGGCTTTCAAGCTTTGTAAGGTTGATGCCCATCATCGAAAAGCGTGACAGCATGCCAGAAAGAGAGCCCGCGCAATGCGGAAGCGTCATCATCAGCGATATCTTAGATGCACCCGGATAGATTTCCAGTTCGCGCGAGATGCAGATAAAGCGGGTGAAGTTGTTGTCGCTGTTCTGAATATTTTCAGAGAGGACCCCAAGCCCGTAAAGCTCGGCACACTGACGTGATGAAATAGCCGCAACGTCGTCCCTATTCGATTCAGCCACCATCTTGGCCGCCATCGCGGTGTTGGCGCAGACCGTAACCTTGATCTCGGGATGCGCCTTTAAGAACTCGCCGCACTGACCGATGGCCTGTTCGTGCGAAAAAACCTCGCGAATATCTTTTAGTGCCGCGCCCTTTCTGGCCAGTAACGTGTGCGCGATGCGCAGACGGGTCCCACGGACAATGCTGAAATGGTGCTTTTTCATTAAATCATAAACCGAACCGACCGAACCGAATGAGCTGTTCTCTATCGGTAGAATACCGTAGCGGCACAGCCCCTGCTCCACCGCCTGAAATACGCCATCAAAGTTCTGAACATAGACAATTTCAGCGTGGGGAAATAGTTTGTCACAGGCTTGCTGTGAATAGGCGCCCTCCACGCCCTGACAGGCTACCACCGCCCGCCTTGGGAAAAGCTGCGGCGTGTTTTTCATAGCATCTTTAATGTGGCCAGCAAGACTGTTTTCGTTTATCATCAGGCTGCTTTGGTAAGAGCGGCTCAGCTCAAACAGTGTGCGAAACAGGACTTGGGTATAATCTTCAAACGGTTCGCCTGCTTCGAGCGCCATACGATTTAAAATTGTGCGTTCACGCTCTTTGTCTAGCACAGGTAGACCATTTTCGGCTTTATATCGGGCAATATCCATCGAAACGTCCATTCGCTCAACAAACAGTTTGACCATCTGGTGGTTAATGTCATCGATCTTCATTCTCAGCGTATTTATATCCATTGGTTCCTTCCCTTCTCTTCAATCAGCAGGTCTAGTAACACCAGCGCCACCGCCGCTTCTACACATGGAACAGCACGCAGCACCACACAGGGGTCATGCCTACCCGTGATGGCAAGCTGGG from Oscillospiraceae bacterium MB24-C1 includes the following:
- a CDS encoding prephenate dehydratase domain-containing protein, translating into MDINTLRMKIDDINHQMVKLFVERMDVSMDIARYKAENGLPVLDKERERTILNRMALEAGEPFEDYTQVLFRTLFELSRSYQSSLMINENSLAGHIKDAMKNTPQLFPRRAVVACQGVEGAYSQQACDKLFPHAEIVYVQNFDGVFQAVEQGLCRYGILPIENSSFGSVGSVYDLMKKHHFSIVRGTRLRIAHTLLARKGAALKDIREVFSHEQAIGQCGEFLKAHPEIKVTVCANTAMAAKMVAESNRDDVAAISSRQCAELYGLGVLSENIQNSDNNFTRFICISRELEIYPGASKISLMMTLPHCAGSLSGMLSRFSMMGINLTKLESRPIPGKDFEFMFYFDLEASVCSEAVLKLLCELQNNPGTFVFLGNYIDA